In Jatrophihabitans endophyticus, one DNA window encodes the following:
- a CDS encoding potassium-transporting ATPase subunit F — protein sequence MNAVNAIGLVLALLFAAFLVAALLFPERF from the coding sequence GTGAACGCCGTCAACGCGATCGGGCTCGTGCTCGCGCTCCTGTTCGCCGCCTTCCTGGTGGCGGCGCTGCTGTTCCCCGAGAGGTTCTGA
- a CDS encoding helical backbone metal receptor produces the protein MVRITDDLGQPVTVGSPHRLVSLVPSLTEAIAASAAADALVGATDWCTHPADLAVTRVRGTKNPDLAAIRALRPDLVIANREENRELDVRRLRESGVAVWVTDIRSLDDAFRSLRRLFAEALGTDVPAWLGEADAVWAEPPVVTGRRAVVPVWRDPWLVVGSQTFTGDVVARLGLVNVFGEAAERYPRVELDAIGAHRPDLVLLPDEPYRFTADDGPEAFPGVACPLVEGRLLTWYGPSLVVARAALAAAVG, from the coding sequence ATGGTGCGGATCACCGACGACCTGGGCCAGCCTGTCACGGTCGGCTCGCCCCACCGGCTCGTCTCCCTGGTGCCGTCGCTCACCGAGGCGATCGCGGCGTCGGCCGCCGCCGATGCGCTCGTCGGCGCCACCGACTGGTGCACGCACCCCGCCGACCTCGCCGTGACGCGGGTGCGGGGGACGAAGAACCCCGACCTCGCCGCGATCCGCGCGCTGCGCCCCGACCTGGTGATCGCGAATCGCGAGGAGAACCGCGAGCTCGACGTGCGGCGGCTGCGGGAGTCCGGCGTGGCGGTGTGGGTCACCGACATCCGCTCCCTCGACGACGCGTTCCGCTCGCTGCGCCGGCTCTTCGCCGAGGCGCTGGGTACCGACGTCCCGGCGTGGCTGGGCGAGGCCGACGCGGTCTGGGCCGAGCCGCCGGTCGTGACCGGCCGCCGCGCCGTCGTCCCGGTGTGGCGCGACCCCTGGCTCGTCGTCGGGTCGCAGACCTTCACCGGCGACGTCGTCGCCCGGCTCGGCCTGGTGAACGTCTTCGGCGAGGCGGCCGAGCGCTACCCACGCGTCGAGCTCGACGCGATCGGGGCGCACCGACCCGACCTCGTCCTGCTGCCCGACGAGCCCTACCGGTTCACCGCCGACGACGGTCCCGAGGCGTTCCCGGGCGTCGCGTGCCCGCTCGTCGAGGGGCGCCTGCTCACCTGGTACGGGCCGTCGCTCGTCGTCGCCCGCGCGGCGCTCGCGGCCGCCGTCGGCTGA
- the icmF gene encoding fused isobutyryl-CoA mutase/GTPase IcmF, which translates to MSVPLHVPSRPIRVVTAAALFDGHDAAINIMRRILQAQGAEVIHLGHNRGVDEVAIAAVQEDADAVAISSYQGGHVEYFEYLVQTLAERGAGHIRVYGGGGGTIVPEEIERLHRAGVARIFSPEDGQRLGLAAMVNTILRESDVARPRDLPPTDAIASGSVDALARAISAIEAGARPGDELVAQAARSSAAVLGITGTGGAGKSSLTDELVQRLRLDQADKLRTAVLAIDPSRRRGGGALLGDRIRMNSLGDDRVYFRSLATRDSGSEVPNGLPDMITACKAAGFDLVIVETPGIGQGDSAIHDIVDLSLYVMTAEFGAASQLEKIEMLDIADVVAINKFERRGSEDARRDVARQLVRNREAFGSSWEDMPVFGTSAASFDDDGVTALYLHLRDELAGRGLPVTEGFLRPVTGRTSTGVWTAVPADRVRYLGEVAETVRAYHDRTRRDAELAGRCELHDRAVRALADLDPDAAPTAAAVATTTDVLATLADAARAAMSPASVALLDAWPEVRRSYEGDEQVVVVRDRELHTTLRRQTLSGSSVPRVALPRFDDAGTLLRFLRSENLPGRFPFTAGVFSFKRDNEDPARMFAGEGDAFRTNRRFHLLSEGQPATRLSTAFDSVTLYGRDPGERPDVYGKVGTSGVSIATLDDMAALYAGFDLIAPTTSVSMTINGPAPTILAFFLNAAIDQQVEAFTAEHDRDPDGAEREQLAARVLSTVRGTVQADILKEDQGQNTCIFSTEFSLRMMADIQQWFIEHGVRNFYSVSISGYHIAEAGANPITQLAFTLANGFTYVESYLARGMAVDDFAPNLSFFFSNGMDAEYTVLGRVARRIWAVAMRDRYGANERSQKLKYHVQTSGRSLHAQEMSFNDIRTTLQALCALYDNANSLHTNAYDEAVTTPSAESVRRALAIQLVINREWGLALNENPLQGSFVVDELTELVEDAVLAEFDRITTRGGVLGAMETGYQRGRIQDESMLYEQRKHDGSLPIVGVNTFLAPETDEPPRALELARGTDAEKTSQLRRLAEFQTAHRDEAEEALVQLRRVVVDGGNVFAELMSAARVCSLGQLTEALFEVGGRYRRNV; encoded by the coding sequence GTGTCCGTGCCGCTGCACGTCCCGTCGCGTCCGATCCGCGTCGTCACCGCGGCCGCGCTGTTCGACGGCCACGACGCCGCGATCAACATCATGCGACGCATCCTGCAGGCCCAGGGCGCGGAGGTCATCCACCTCGGCCACAACCGGGGTGTCGACGAGGTCGCGATCGCCGCGGTGCAGGAGGACGCGGACGCCGTCGCGATCAGCTCCTACCAGGGCGGGCACGTCGAGTACTTCGAGTACCTCGTGCAGACGCTCGCCGAGCGCGGCGCCGGGCACATCCGGGTGTACGGCGGGGGCGGCGGCACGATCGTGCCCGAGGAGATCGAGCGGCTGCACCGCGCCGGCGTCGCCCGCATCTTCTCCCCCGAGGACGGCCAGCGCCTCGGCCTCGCCGCCATGGTCAACACCATCCTGCGCGAGAGCGACGTCGCGCGCCCCCGCGACCTCCCGCCCACCGACGCGATCGCCAGCGGCTCGGTCGACGCGCTCGCGCGGGCGATCTCGGCCATCGAGGCCGGCGCGCGTCCGGGCGACGAGCTGGTCGCGCAGGCCGCGCGGAGCTCGGCCGCGGTGCTCGGCATTACCGGCACCGGCGGCGCGGGCAAGTCGTCGCTGACCGACGAGCTCGTCCAGCGGCTACGGCTCGACCAGGCCGACAAGCTGCGGACCGCGGTGCTGGCCATCGACCCGAGCCGCCGACGCGGTGGCGGCGCACTGCTCGGCGACCGCATCCGCATGAACAGCCTCGGTGACGACCGCGTCTACTTCCGCTCGCTCGCCACCCGCGACAGCGGCTCCGAGGTCCCGAACGGGCTGCCGGACATGATCACCGCCTGCAAGGCGGCCGGCTTCGACCTGGTGATCGTCGAGACGCCCGGCATCGGGCAGGGCGACTCCGCCATCCACGACATCGTCGACCTCTCGCTGTACGTGATGACCGCCGAGTTCGGCGCGGCGTCGCAGCTCGAGAAGATCGAGATGCTCGACATCGCCGACGTCGTCGCCATCAACAAGTTCGAGCGGCGCGGGTCGGAGGACGCGCGGCGCGACGTCGCGCGTCAGCTGGTGCGCAACCGTGAGGCGTTCGGCAGCAGCTGGGAGGACATGCCCGTCTTCGGCACGTCGGCCGCGAGCTTCGACGACGACGGCGTCACCGCGCTGTACCTGCACCTGCGCGACGAGCTCGCCGGCCGCGGCCTGCCGGTCACCGAGGGGTTCCTGCGCCCGGTCACCGGCCGCACCTCCACCGGCGTGTGGACGGCGGTGCCCGCCGATCGCGTCCGCTACCTCGGCGAGGTGGCCGAGACCGTCCGCGCGTACCACGACCGCACCCGGCGCGACGCCGAGCTGGCCGGCCGCTGCGAGCTGCACGACCGCGCGGTGCGCGCCCTCGCCGACCTCGACCCCGACGCGGCCCCGACGGCCGCCGCGGTCGCCACCACGACGGACGTCCTCGCCACGCTGGCCGACGCCGCGCGGGCGGCGATGTCGCCGGCCTCCGTCGCACTGCTCGACGCGTGGCCCGAGGTGCGCCGCTCCTACGAGGGCGACGAGCAGGTGGTCGTCGTCCGCGATCGCGAGCTGCACACCACGCTGCGGCGACAGACGCTGTCGGGCAGCTCCGTCCCGCGCGTCGCGCTGCCCCGCTTCGACGACGCCGGGACGCTGCTGCGCTTCCTGCGCTCGGAGAACCTGCCCGGCCGCTTCCCCTTCACCGCCGGCGTCTTCTCCTTCAAACGCGACAACGAGGACCCCGCCCGCATGTTCGCCGGCGAGGGCGACGCGTTCCGCACCAATCGTCGCTTCCACCTGTTGTCCGAGGGCCAACCCGCCACGCGCCTGTCGACCGCCTTCGACTCGGTCACCCTCTACGGCCGCGACCCCGGGGAGCGTCCCGACGTGTACGGCAAGGTCGGCACCTCGGGGGTCTCGATCGCGACGCTCGACGACATGGCGGCGCTGTACGCCGGCTTCGACCTGATCGCGCCCACGACCTCGGTGTCGATGACCATCAACGGCCCCGCACCGACCATCCTGGCGTTCTTCCTCAACGCCGCGATCGACCAGCAGGTCGAGGCGTTCACCGCCGAGCACGATCGCGACCCGGACGGCGCGGAGCGCGAGCAGCTCGCGGCGCGGGTGCTGTCGACCGTCCGCGGCACGGTGCAGGCCGACATCCTCAAGGAGGACCAGGGTCAGAACACCTGCATCTTCTCCACCGAGTTCAGCCTGCGCATGATGGCCGACATCCAGCAGTGGTTCATCGAGCACGGCGTGCGCAACTTCTACTCGGTGTCGATCTCGGGCTACCACATCGCCGAGGCGGGAGCGAACCCCATCACGCAGCTGGCGTTCACGCTCGCGAACGGGTTCACCTACGTCGAGTCCTACCTGGCCCGCGGCATGGCGGTCGACGACTTCGCCCCCAACCTGTCGTTCTTCTTCTCCAACGGCATGGACGCCGAGTACACCGTCCTCGGCCGGGTGGCGCGCCGCATCTGGGCGGTCGCGATGCGCGACCGGTACGGCGCGAACGAGCGGTCGCAGAAGCTCAAGTACCACGTGCAGACGTCCGGCCGGTCGCTGCACGCGCAGGAGATGTCCTTCAACGACATCCGGACGACGCTGCAGGCGCTGTGCGCCCTCTACGACAACGCCAACAGCCTGCACACCAACGCCTACGACGAGGCGGTCACCACGCCGTCGGCCGAGTCGGTGCGTCGCGCGCTGGCGATCCAGCTCGTCATCAACCGCGAATGGGGCCTCGCGCTCAACGAGAACCCGTTGCAGGGCTCGTTCGTCGTCGACGAGCTCACCGAGCTCGTCGAGGACGCCGTGCTCGCCGAGTTCGACCGCATCACCACGCGCGGTGGTGTCCTCGGCGCGATGGAGACCGGCTACCAGCGCGGCCGCATCCAGGACGAGTCGATGCTCTACGAGCAGCGCAAGCACGACGGCTCGCTGCCGATCGTCGGGGTCAACACCTTCCTCGCGCCCGAGACCGACGAGCCGCCGCGCGCGCTCGAGCTGGCCCGCGGCACCGACGCCGAGAAGACGTCGCAGCTGCGGCGGCTCGCCGAGTTCCAGACCGCCCACCGCGACGAGGCCGAGGAGGCGCTCGTGCAGCTGCGCCGCGTGGTCGTCGACGGCGGCAATGTCTTCGCCGAGCTGATGTCGGCCGCGCGGGTGTGCTCGCTCGGCCAGCTGACCGAGGCGCTGTTCGAGGTCGGCGGCCGGTACCGGCGCAACGTGTGA
- a CDS encoding EAL domain-containing protein yields MTDLIARGDVRTVFQPIVDLDEGTVVAYEALSRGPAGPWERPDALFAAARTQGALAELDVLCRREALRSAVAVGIAEPLAVFVNVEPEVLDSEPLGALIEIADAAPEGLRVVLEITERAIAARPAELLACVRTLRRAGWQIALDDVGADDMSLAFMPLLRPDVVKLDIQLVQDRPSPAIAGIMNAVNAYAQRTGAVVLAEGIEDEKHLDIARALGARLGQGFLFGRPAAEPSNALPRGVLELAERDLPRDIDSPFACLPEDVVLRRSSKPLLVELSKHLEREALAHGSTCVVVSAFQYAHHFTPATARRYRELAERVGFVAAVGAGLPAEPAPGVRGADLPGDDRLRDEWDIVVMAPHFSAALLARDLGDRGPDHERRFEFALTYEREVVSAAAEALLSRVLPAPDGARPRGTDGTPPARTDVLDVAEAPTNAASVSVLRRALAATTNGVSIADVTRPDHPLVYVNAAFERLSGLRADEILGANCRVLQGVETDPAAVARIRAAIEQGVECRETLVNYRHGTGEAWWNEILLAPIFDETGRLVQYVGIQNDVTARVEAERELAEERARSEAYLAEMELLAFRDPLTGLLNRRRVAELLTEALERSRAAGTGIGLLYVDVDDFKRVNDGHGHAAGDVVLVEVADRLREGGRPDALYARVGGDEFLVVLPDLDRDAAPALTAHAASALRRRLGSGTASRDVSASVGSSSYPVDGADFDALLHAADLRMYADKARKRTA; encoded by the coding sequence GTGACGGACCTGATCGCCCGGGGCGACGTCCGGACCGTGTTCCAACCGATCGTCGACCTCGACGAGGGCACGGTGGTGGCCTACGAGGCGCTCAGCCGCGGCCCGGCCGGCCCGTGGGAGCGACCCGACGCCCTCTTCGCCGCGGCCCGGACGCAGGGCGCGCTGGCCGAGCTCGACGTGCTGTGCCGGCGGGAGGCGTTGCGCAGCGCGGTGGCCGTGGGCATCGCCGAGCCGCTGGCGGTGTTCGTGAACGTCGAGCCCGAGGTGCTGGACAGCGAACCGCTCGGCGCGCTCATCGAGATCGCGGACGCGGCCCCCGAGGGGTTGCGCGTCGTCCTGGAGATCACCGAACGGGCGATCGCCGCCCGGCCGGCCGAACTGCTCGCCTGCGTGCGCACCCTGCGTCGCGCGGGCTGGCAGATCGCCCTGGACGACGTGGGCGCCGACGACATGTCGCTGGCCTTCATGCCGCTGCTGCGCCCGGACGTCGTGAAGCTCGACATCCAGCTGGTTCAGGACCGTCCGAGCCCGGCCATCGCCGGGATCATGAACGCGGTCAACGCCTACGCCCAGCGCACCGGCGCCGTCGTCCTCGCCGAGGGGATCGAGGACGAGAAGCACCTCGACATCGCGCGAGCGCTCGGCGCCCGACTGGGTCAGGGGTTCCTGTTCGGCAGGCCGGCGGCCGAGCCGAGCAACGCGCTGCCCCGAGGCGTGCTCGAGCTCGCCGAACGCGACCTGCCGCGCGACATCGACTCGCCGTTCGCCTGCCTGCCCGAGGACGTCGTGCTGCGACGGTCGTCGAAACCGCTGCTCGTGGAGCTGAGCAAGCACCTGGAGCGGGAGGCCCTCGCGCACGGCTCCACCTGCGTGGTCGTGTCGGCGTTCCAGTACGCGCACCATTTCACCCCCGCCACCGCGAGGCGTTACCGCGAGCTGGCCGAGCGGGTCGGTTTCGTGGCCGCGGTCGGCGCCGGGCTGCCGGCCGAACCTGCGCCGGGGGTGCGTGGCGCCGACCTGCCTGGCGACGACCGGTTGCGCGACGAGTGGGACATCGTCGTCATGGCTCCGCACTTCTCGGCCGCCCTGCTGGCGCGCGACCTCGGTGACCGGGGCCCGGACCACGAGCGGCGCTTCGAGTTCGCCCTCACCTACGAGCGCGAGGTCGTCTCGGCCGCCGCCGAGGCCCTGCTCTCCCGCGTGCTCCCGGCACCGGACGGCGCCCGACCCCGGGGCACGGACGGCACGCCCCCGGCGCGCACCGACGTGCTGGACGTGGCGGAGGCCCCGACGAACGCCGCGTCGGTGTCGGTGCTGCGTCGTGCGCTCGCCGCGACGACGAACGGCGTCTCGATCGCGGACGTGACCCGACCCGACCACCCGCTGGTCTACGTCAACGCCGCGTTCGAGCGGCTCTCCGGCCTGCGGGCGGACGAGATCCTGGGGGCGAACTGCCGGGTGCTGCAGGGCGTCGAGACCGATCCCGCCGCCGTCGCCCGCATCAGGGCGGCCATCGAGCAGGGCGTGGAGTGCCGGGAGACGCTCGTGAACTACCGCCACGGCACCGGCGAGGCCTGGTGGAACGAGATCCTGCTCGCACCGATCTTCGACGAGACCGGCCGGCTCGTGCAGTACGTGGGGATCCAGAACGACGTCACCGCCCGCGTGGAGGCCGAGCGGGAGCTGGCCGAGGAACGGGCCCGCTCCGAGGCCTATCTCGCCGAGATGGAGCTGCTCGCCTTCCGTGATCCCCTCACCGGCCTGCTGAACCGGCGTCGGGTCGCCGAACTGCTGACCGAGGCACTGGAACGCAGCCGCGCCGCCGGCACCGGCATCGGCCTGCTGTACGTCGACGTCGACGACTTCAAGCGGGTCAACGACGGCCACGGTCACGCGGCGGGCGACGTCGTCCTCGTCGAGGTGGCCGACCGCCTGCGCGAGGGTGGCCGTCCCGACGCGCTGTACGCCCGCGTCGGCGGTGACGAGTTCCTCGTCGTCCTGCCCGACCTGGACCGCGACGCCGCACCCGCGCTCACGGCCCACGCCGCGAGTGCGCTGCGCCGCCGACTGGGCAGTGGCACCGCCTCGCGTGACGTGTCGGCCAGTGTCGGCTCGAGCTCCTACCCGGTCGACGGAGCCGACTTCGATGCGCTGCTGCACGCTGCGGACCTGCGGATGTACGCCGACAAGGCCCGCAAGCGCACCGCGTAG
- a CDS encoding 3-oxoacid CoA-transferase subunit B, with translation MTGTHDGPVENLDRGPLDRAEIPARVARDIPAGAYVNLGIGQPTSVADHLDVDAGVTLHTENGMLGMGRIADAERGDVVDPDLINAGKQPVTETPGASYFHHADSFAMMRGGHLDVCVLGAFQVSATGDLANWSTGEKGAIPAVGGAMDLAIGAKRIYVIMTLFAKDGTPKLVPQCSYPLTGVGCVTRLYTDHALFAIEPDGVRVVETWGSSVADLAARLDVPLVD, from the coding sequence GTGACGGGCACACACGACGGACCCGTCGAGAACCTCGACCGCGGTCCGCTCGACCGAGCCGAGATCCCGGCCCGGGTCGCCCGCGACATCCCGGCGGGCGCCTACGTCAACCTTGGCATCGGCCAGCCGACGAGCGTCGCCGACCACCTCGACGTCGACGCCGGGGTCACCCTGCACACCGAGAACGGCATGCTCGGAATGGGACGCATCGCCGACGCCGAGCGTGGCGACGTCGTCGATCCCGATCTGATCAACGCGGGCAAGCAGCCGGTCACCGAGACGCCGGGGGCCAGCTACTTCCACCACGCCGACAGCTTCGCCATGATGCGTGGCGGGCACCTGGACGTCTGCGTGCTCGGCGCCTTCCAGGTCTCGGCGACCGGTGACCTCGCCAACTGGAGCACGGGGGAGAAGGGCGCGATCCCCGCCGTCGGCGGGGCGATGGACCTCGCCATCGGCGCCAAACGCATCTACGTGATCATGACGCTGTTCGCGAAGGACGGCACGCCGAAGCTCGTGCCGCAGTGCTCGTACCCGCTGACCGGGGTCGGCTGCGTCACCCGGCTGTACACCGACCACGCGCTGTTCGCGATCGAGCCCGACGGCGTCCGGGTGGTCGAGACGTGGGGCAGCTCGGTCGCCGACCTCGCAGCCCGCCTCGACGTCCCGCTCGTCGACTGA
- a CDS encoding 3-oxoacid CoA-transferase subunit A has protein sequence MGKARIVPDADAAVAGIEDGATVLVGGFGTAGQPMALVDALRRTGVRDLTVVNNNAGNGDVGLAALLAAGCVRRIICSFPRQTDSWVFDGLYRDGRIELELVPQGNLAERMRAAGAGIGAFFCPTGVGTPLAEGKETRTIDGRDYVLEYPIRGDVALVKAHRADTAGNLVYRKTARNFGPVMAAAATNTIVEVDDIVEAGALDPEHVVTPGIYVDRIVRVAEEAS, from the coding sequence GTGGGCAAGGCACGGATCGTCCCCGACGCCGACGCGGCGGTCGCGGGTATCGAGGACGGCGCGACCGTCCTCGTCGGCGGCTTCGGCACGGCCGGGCAGCCGATGGCGCTCGTCGACGCGCTGCGCCGCACCGGTGTCCGCGACCTCACCGTCGTCAACAACAACGCCGGCAACGGTGACGTCGGGCTCGCTGCCCTGCTCGCCGCCGGCTGCGTCCGCAGGATCATCTGCTCCTTCCCGCGGCAGACCGACTCGTGGGTCTTCGACGGGCTCTACCGCGACGGACGGATCGAGCTCGAGCTCGTGCCGCAGGGCAACCTCGCCGAACGGATGCGTGCCGCCGGCGCCGGGATCGGGGCGTTCTTCTGCCCCACCGGCGTGGGGACGCCGCTGGCCGAGGGCAAGGAGACCCGCACCATCGACGGTCGTGACTACGTCCTCGAGTACCCCATCCGCGGCGACGTCGCGCTCGTCAAGGCCCACCGCGCCGACACGGCCGGCAATCTGGTTTATCGCAAGACCGCGCGAAACTTCGGGCCGGTCATGGCCGCGGCCGCGACGAACACGATCGTCGAGGTCGACGACATCGTCGAGGCCGGCGCGCTGGACCCCGAACACGTGGTGACGCCGGGCATCTACGTCGACCGCATCGTGCGCGTCGCGGAGGAGGCGTCGTGA
- a CDS encoding NAD-dependent epimerase/dehydratase family protein: MRIVVTGASGNVGTALLLRLGATGEHELVADAVVAASVPHLVHQSSIGAYARGAKTPVTEDWPATGIGTSPYSVDKAAAERTVNRVEEHATVTRMRPALILQDAAASEIGRYFLGPLVPKALVGRRSLRLAPFSDALSVQLVHADDVAAALDLVLTTRSGGAFNVAADPVIDRAVFRRVLGGVGPVVPVPALRAVAAATWRLRLQPTDPGWVDLGSGTPLLDTGRLRALGWAPEHDAADVLGRFVDALHRGAGRPGPLLYRRGRDR; this comes from the coding sequence ATGCGGATAGTCGTGACCGGCGCGTCCGGCAATGTCGGGACGGCCCTGCTGCTGCGCCTCGGCGCGACCGGCGAGCACGAGCTGGTGGCCGACGCCGTCGTCGCGGCCAGCGTGCCCCACCTCGTGCACCAGTCCTCGATCGGCGCCTACGCCCGCGGCGCGAAGACGCCGGTGACCGAGGACTGGCCCGCCACCGGCATCGGCACCTCGCCCTACAGCGTCGACAAGGCGGCCGCGGAGCGCACGGTGAACCGCGTCGAGGAGCACGCCACCGTCACCCGGATGCGCCCCGCGCTGATCCTGCAGGACGCCGCCGCCAGCGAGATCGGTCGCTACTTCCTCGGCCCGCTCGTGCCCAAGGCCCTCGTCGGTCGGCGCTCGCTGCGCCTCGCCCCGTTCTCCGACGCGCTGTCGGTCCAGCTCGTCCACGCCGACGACGTGGCGGCCGCCCTCGACCTGGTGCTGACCACCCGCAGCGGCGGGGCGTTCAACGTGGCCGCCGATCCGGTCATCGACCGAGCGGTGTTCCGCCGCGTCCTCGGCGGCGTCGGTCCGGTCGTCCCGGTGCCCGCGCTACGAGCGGTGGCCGCCGCGACGTGGCGGCTGCGGCTGCAACCCACCGACCCGGGCTGGGTCGACCTCGGGTCGGGCACGCCGCTGCTGGACACCGGCCGCCTGCGGGCACTCGGCTGGGCCCCCGAGCACGACGCGGCCGACGTCCTCGGTCGCTTCGTCGACGCCCTGCACCGGGGAGCGGGGCGGCCCGGCCCGTTGCTGTACCGACGCGGGCGCGATCGCTGA
- a CDS encoding zinc-binding dehydrogenase, whose protein sequence is MRAVLVEAFGAAPQLRDVPEPACPADGAVIEVRATGLCRSDWHGWAGHDPDIALPHVPGHEFAGVVAAVGPDVRSVRVGSRVTVPFVCACGRCATCRAGAGQVCEDQYQPGFTGWGSFAERVAVPRADVNVVPLPDELTFATAAGLGCRFATAYRAVTAHGRVGPGDHVAVFGCGGVGLSAVQIAAARGAEVVAVDVSARALALAAEVGARHTIPAADAAARLAELTGGGAHVTIDALGDATILRTALAALRPRGRHVQVGLLVGADADTATPMATVIAKELELYGSHGMAAQDYPAMLAEIAAGRLRPDRVVTGEIGLAALAGADGALATMGDAPPTGAVVIDPARS, encoded by the coding sequence ATGAGAGCGGTCCTGGTCGAGGCGTTCGGTGCCGCGCCGCAGCTGCGCGACGTCCCCGAGCCGGCGTGTCCGGCCGACGGCGCGGTCATCGAGGTGCGCGCCACCGGGCTGTGTCGCAGCGACTGGCACGGCTGGGCCGGGCACGACCCCGACATCGCCCTGCCGCACGTGCCCGGCCACGAGTTCGCGGGGGTCGTCGCCGCGGTCGGCCCCGACGTCCGCAGCGTGCGCGTGGGCAGCCGGGTCACCGTCCCGTTCGTCTGCGCGTGCGGCCGCTGCGCGACCTGCCGGGCCGGCGCCGGGCAGGTGTGCGAGGACCAGTACCAACCGGGCTTCACCGGCTGGGGCTCGTTCGCCGAGCGGGTGGCCGTGCCCCGCGCCGACGTCAACGTGGTGCCGCTGCCCGACGAGCTGACGTTCGCCACCGCCGCGGGACTGGGCTGCCGCTTCGCGACCGCCTACCGCGCCGTCACCGCGCACGGTCGGGTCGGTCCGGGCGACCACGTCGCCGTGTTCGGCTGCGGCGGGGTCGGCCTCTCGGCCGTCCAGATCGCCGCCGCGCGGGGTGCGGAGGTCGTCGCGGTCGACGTCTCCGCCCGCGCCCTCGCGCTGGCCGCCGAGGTCGGCGCGCGGCACACGATCCCGGCGGCCGACGCCGCCGCGCGGCTCGCCGAGCTGACCGGGGGCGGGGCGCACGTCACGATCGACGCGCTCGGCGACGCCACGATCCTGCGCACGGCGCTCGCGGCGCTGCGGCCGCGAGGGCGGCACGTGCAGGTCGGGCTCCTGGTGGGCGCGGACGCGGACACCGCGACGCCGATGGCGACGGTCATCGCGAAGGAGCTCGAGCTCTACGGCAGCCACGGCATGGCCGCGCAGGACTATCCCGCGATGCTGGCCGAGATCGCGGCCGGCCGGTTGCGGCCCGACCGGGTCGTCACCGGCGAGATCGGGCTGGCCGCGCTCGCCGGCGCCGACGGTGCCCTCGCCACCATGGGCGACGCCCCGCCGACCGGCGCGGTGGTGATCGACCCGGCCCGCTCCTGA